A stretch of the Pongo pygmaeus isolate AG05252 chromosome 16, NHGRI_mPonPyg2-v2.0_pri, whole genome shotgun sequence genome encodes the following:
- the ANKRD34C gene encoding ankyrin repeat domain-containing protein 34C: protein MMDDDTELRTDGNSLLKAVWLGRLRLTRLLLEGGAYINESNDKGETALMVACITKHVDQQSISKSKMVKYLLDNRADPNIQDKSGKTALIHACIRRAGGEVVSLLLENGADPSLEDRTGASALVYAINADDKDALKHLLDACKAKGKEVIIITTDKSSSGTKTTKQYLNVPPSPKVEDRHSPPLCASPSDIELKALGLDSPLTEKEDDFFSLQAGHPSSCNTSKAVNEPGSPTRKVSNLKRARLPQLKRLQSEPWGLIAPSVLAASTRQDETHGASTDNEVIKSISDISFPKRGPLSRTNSIDSKDPTLFHTVTEQVLKIPVSSATASWKAAYEKSQAPHPRLARRGTLPVDQEKCGMGPSGPSVLKEPASLKWLENDLYDLDIQPGPDPPNSISIESGKGPLDRRKLNSSHLSLFHGSRESLDTVPSTSPSSARRRPPHLLERRGSGTLLLDRISHTRPGFLPPLNVNLNPPIPDIRSSSKPCPLASGLKSMVPVAPSSPKRVDLRSKKKLLRRHSMQIEQMKQLSDFEEIMT from the coding sequence ATGATGGATGATGACACTGAATTAAGGACTGATGGAAACTCTTTGTTAAAGgctgtgtggctggggaggctcaggttgaccaggctgctcttggAAGGGGGAGCTTATATCAATGAAAGCAATGACAAAGGTGAAACAGCTCTCATGGTGGCGTGCATCACCAAGCATGTGGACCAGCAAAGCATCAGCAAGTCCAAGATGGTGAAGTACCTGCTGGACAACAGGGCAGACCCCAATATCCAAGATAAGTCTGGCAAGACTGCCCTCATCCATGCCTGTATCAGAAGAGCTGGGGGAGAAGTGGTCTCCTTATTACTGGAGAATGGAGCAGACCCCAGCCTTGAAGATCGCACTGGGGCTTCGGCTCTGGTTTATGCAATAAATGCAGATGACAAGGATGCATTGAAACATCTCCTTGATGCCTGCAAAGCCAAAGGGAAGGAGGTGATTATTATAACAACAGATAAATCGTCTTCAGGCACCAAAACCACCAAACAGTATCTTAATGTCCCTCCTTCACCCAAAGTAGAAGACAGGCATTCACCTCCACTATGTGCATCTCCCTCTGATATAGAGCTGAAGGCTCTAGGCCTGGACTCTCCACTCACTGAGAAGGAAGATGACTTCTTCAGCCTCCAAGCAGGGCATCCAAGCAGTTGTAACACCTCCAAGGCTGTTAATGAGCCTGGGTCACCCACCAGGAAAGTCAGTAATCTCAAAAGGGCCCGTTTGCCGCAACTGAAGAGGCTCCAGTCTGAACCTTGGGGCCTGATTGCGCCCTCGGTGCTGGCAGCCTCGACGCGTCAGGATGAGACCCATGGTGCCAGCACAGACAACGAGGTCATCAAGAGCATCAGTGATATATCCTTCCCTAAAAGGGGGCCCCTCTCCAGAACCAACAGTATCGATAGCAAAGACCCCACCCTCTTTCACACAGTCACAGAGCAGGTTCTGAAGATTCCAGTCTCTTCAGCAACGGCATCCTGGAAAGCAGCCTATGAAAAAAGTCAGGCTCCCCACCCACGTCTGGCCAGGAGAGGAACTCTCCCTGTTGACCAAGAGAAATGTGGTATGGGTCCATCAGGACCCTCTGTTCTCAAAGAGCCTGCATCCCTCAAATGGCTGGAAAATGACCTCTATGACTTAGATATACAGCCAGGGCCTGACCCTCCCAACTCCATTTCCATTGAATCCGGCAAAGGACCTTTAGATAGAAGGAAGCTCAACAGCTCTCACTTGTCTCTTTTCCATGGCTCTCGGGAGTCCCTGGACACTGTACCTAGCACATCCCCCAGCTCAGCACGCCGCAGGCCGCCACATCTTCTGGAACGACGAGGTTCTGGAACTCTGCTCCTTGATCGCATTTCTCACACTAGGCCTGGCTTCCTGCCGCCTTTAAATGTGAATCTGAACCCGCCTATTCCGGATATTAGATCTAGCAGCAAACCTTGCCCTCTTGCTAGTGGCTTAAAATCTATGGTTCCTGTTGCTCCAAGTTCACCAAAGAGAGTTGACTTAAGAAGTAAAAAGAAGCTCCTCAGAAGGCATTCTATGCAAATTGAACAAATGAAACAGCTGTCTGATTTTGAAGAAATCATGACCTAG